In Salinibaculum sp. SYNS191, the genomic window CGGTGCCGGCGAGTCGACGGCACGCCGGCTGGCCGAGGTGAACCCCCAGGTCGTCCTGCGCAACGGCGGCCTGTCGGACATGGCCGACCGCGTGCTCTTCGAGCACGACATCCCCGTCGCGCCCGCGGATATGGTGACCGTCCAGGAAGTGGACGAACTGGCCGTCGCCCGCGAGTCGGAGGTCGAGGCGGCCATCGAGGACTGGGAGGAACGGGTGCGGGAGCGCGAGCGCCAGCGCAGCGCCGAGATGGTCGACCAGTTGATATCCGAGCATCGGGCAGGCGAGGTCGAGTGAACGAAGTGAACGAGACCTCGTAGTGGAGCGGCGACGCAGGAGCCGCGGAACTGCGGAGTGAGCGAGGTCGAGTGAGTGCGAGGCGTGACCAGCGGGAACGCCTCGACAATGGGAGCGGTGAAACCGCGACCACAGTGAACGAGACCTCGTAGTGGAGCGGCGACGCAGGAGCCGCGGAACGGGCAGACGGGAGAGAGTCCCGGGTCGAAAATTCCCGCAAACAGAGGATTTCTCACGCGTTCCGAGCCGTAACTTGCAGGAATCACGGGGAGTGCCAGACGAGTCTGAAATCTCTGTAGCCCTCAGTAGACGTTCGTATTCATATACAGTGTGAGAGTGCGTACATCTGATTCAAACGAACGAACTTCAAAACATTCATACTGTGATGCGAGAGATAATTATATATGACGGACACCGTCGAACCAGTCGAGAAGGGGTCGGCTGAGACCAGCGAGGTCGTGAGTGCCGTCGATACCATCGACAGCACCGACCACCTCGTCGTCGCGGACATCACGCGAGACGACGCGTGGATTGCGATGGCGGTAGACCATACGGTGTCCACGCACGAGTGGGAGTAGGCAGTCAAAAAGTAGCATCCGCACGCCCGCGGCACGCGGTTCACCGGAGTCGAACGGAGTGGGACTCCGGCTTTTTTCCAGGTTTTTGCCGGGAGTGGGTTGCGGGCCGAGGCCCACAACCGAATGACGTGGCGGTGTAACCGCCACGCTGTTCCCGCAGCGAACGACGTGAGCGAGGTAACCCGACCGGCAAAAACGTGGTCTTACATCATGCCGCCCATGCCGAAGGACGCCAGCAGGTTCTTGACGAGGCCGAAGACGACGAGTCCGAGGCCGGCGATGACCAGCGCGATGCCGCCGGCGAGAATCAGACTCTCGACGGCGACGACGACGATGCCGCCGAGCATGACCAGCAGGCCCAGGAGGCCGGGCAGACCGAGTTTGTCGAGCATGGGCGGGACTCGCCACCGGGGCGACTTAAATACCGCCGGTCGATAGGGCAGTGTGGTATGGAGTGTCACGGTCTGGCAGTGAAATCTTGGAAAGTTTAAACCCGTTCGCCGGCGAACGGTCGGCTATGAGCGACAACGACGGGCGAAAGGACCTGCGGATGC contains:
- a CDS encoding DUF7556 family protein, whose amino-acid sequence is MTDTVEPVEKGSAETSEVVSAVDTIDSTDHLVVADITRDDAWIAMAVDHTVSTHEWE
- a CDS encoding DUF7470 family protein, whose amino-acid sequence is MLDKLGLPGLLGLLVMLGGIVVVAVESLILAGGIALVIAGLGLVVFGLVKNLLASFGMGGMM